In the genome of Mycobacterium kansasii ATCC 12478, one region contains:
- a CDS encoding DUF3180 domain-containing protein, translating to MGPTRKRDLMAAVIAAAVVGYPLVIALFRWFPQITVWTGLSLLGVAIAEALWARYVRTKIGDGEIGDGPGRLHPLAVARSLMVAKASAWVGALVLGWWIGVLVYLLPRRSWQRVAVEDTTGTVVAAGSALALVVAALWLQHCCKSPPDPTEGGEGAET from the coding sequence ATGGGCCCCACCCGCAAACGCGATCTGATGGCCGCGGTGATCGCGGCTGCGGTGGTGGGTTATCCGCTGGTCATCGCGCTGTTCCGGTGGTTTCCGCAAATCACGGTGTGGACCGGGCTGTCGCTGCTCGGCGTCGCGATCGCCGAGGCGCTGTGGGCTCGCTACGTCCGCACCAAAATCGGTGACGGCGAGATCGGCGACGGGCCCGGCCGGCTGCACCCGCTCGCGGTGGCCCGCAGTCTGATGGTCGCCAAGGCGTCGGCGTGGGTCGGCGCCCTGGTGCTGGGCTGGTGGATCGGGGTGCTGGTGTACCTGTTGCCGCGGCGGTCATGGCAGCGGGTGGCCGTCGAGGACACCACCGGAACCGTCGTGGCGGCCGGCAGCGCACTGGCGTTGGTGGTTGCCGCGCTGTGGCTGCAACATTGCTGCAAGTCTCCGCCGGATCCCACCGAGGGCGGCGAGGGGGCCGAAACCTAA